gggaaaaacagtAGATGGAAGGAAGGCAACACTAGGGCgacaaaaaaaattccaaaaagagaaactttgaaaaaatagacaaaaactctgaagaaaaaaaaaaagtaaggaaGAAAGGCAAGAATAggtcaaaacaaaatgacaaaacctTCAAAAAAGGTGACACACTTCAAAAACAGCGagaaaaatgttgaaacaagtgaaaaaccaggaaaataaagacagtagCAGTAACTACagccttgtagttgaaaaacgTTTTGCAAAAAATGTTCCCCCTTcagtcctccaaagtaccccAAGGGGTACACGCACCCCCACTTGAGAAACCCTGAATGAGGCCATAATTCTCTGAACTGTGGCCAAGAGTATTCTTATGATTTACAAAATTATGAAAGAAAACCACATTCAACGTGAGGTAATAAAAAGATGTATGTCTGTTGTCAACTATCAAAACCACTTCCATGTTTTTTGCAACCCATTGACTTTGAGTCttctttgcacttttcaaaaaagaaaaatcctaaAAACCAGAGTGATGGAAACGGCTCACCATCTTCATCGCTGCTGTCTGGTTCCGGCTTCTTAATCCTCCGTCTCTTTTTCTTGTCCATTTTCTCCTCCTCGCTGCCAGAATCCTCCATTCGCTTGGTTTTGCTTCAACAAGAGCAACACTcatatttaattacatttgtaGCCACGTTTGACTTTGGCGGACCAAGTCCATCATCACTCAGTGAACATGCATTAAttttcaaagcttttaaaaacttaaactgaagaaaaaatgcAAGATACTGTGATTCAGAATAAAGCTGCATGTGTGGCTCTCTTGTAtgggtttagatcaaatgttgatCAAATGCATGAAAGCGTGTCTTGGTTTAAAGTTAGAAATAGATTTGTGTATTAGAGCCCAACCAATATATCGGCGGGCTGATATTATCTGCAGATATTATGTTTCTTCCAAACTATCGGTATTTTATTGGCATGGTAATGGccgattaaaaataaataaaaacggatggtcaaccatgttctgagtgttggcgttgcatagtttgtccaccagaggacgctctacaacgtccctgttggcaacgcAGATTATTAAACGATATCTGATTATCAGCATATcggatttttttattaatatttgtattgggCTTAAAAATCTTTTGTCGGTCGAGCTCTATTGTGTATTcgctaattttttatttatttatttacaatgttATAACAAACACCTTTTACGTTTTTATGCAAAAATATCCTTTAGTATTGATACACATCATTATCTAACAAGGCATGCAGTAGGAggtagttttattttacctaaaaaacaaatcaattcaatgtgtgaatggaactctcACCCAAAGACTAACAAAACACTCACaattggttaaaaaataaataaaataaataaattacttaagatatacagtattaccttcaaagaaatgtaaatatctAATACCAAATTAGAAAGAGTCTGTTATAGGGATTTTACTTATCTGATCTCTTAATATAGATCTAGTCTGAGAAGCATtcttttttgattaattgcattaactgtaagatttaaatatggtttgtattttcaaatgttagaatgtttgtgtgtgtgtgtttggtgtgtaaTGTGATGTCGTGAAGTGTACTGTCACATGAACAGATTGCAGGACACCACAAATAGCTTTTAGGCttatgctgaagctaatgggaatccaaataaaacaaacaaatctattATTTAGTGATTGGCTGGTAATATCtgaacattcactagccatttggctattacatttttttttttttaagttacattttgAACTAAGGCTGCACAATGAGGAAAATTCCAATTGacattattttgactgatatggcgattgcaatatgattcaccATATTGAAGGGAAGGATCATGTTCGGATCATTATTCTCAATTTCATTGACTacaatcattttaatgttttaagatATAGTATTAGTGGGATTTTTGTGAGGATCTGTGCCAatcaaagatgttttctgtagACTGTAGGTTAGGATTTGAaggccgggacgtctctgcagcgcTACGTTTGAAACACATTtagcctttaacaaatattgtgcccGTCTgggatttggatattgcactagtccatattgggATTTGGATAAACCCACCTCCTGGAGTCTTTTGGCGACtccactgcagcagcagcggcggcgGGGGTGGCGTGTGTTTCCTCCGGCTGTGAACTGGGCCGGGGCTGCTCTGCTGAGGATGATGACGGAGCTGCTTCCTCCTGCTTCACCGTTTTGTCTGCTTTCTCTGAAGTGACCAGTGATTGGATAAAGTCagcacaccacaccacaacacattaCTCGGCCccactattttttatttttttaaaatgagttaCTGCATTTTTAAAAGGTCAGTCACGTCACATGccaaaattcctttttttatacctttgacagaaaaaaaacaccaacaattTTAAGCATTCAATAGCTATGTTTCCGTCCACAcgtttttaaccaaattaagtgatatcgaatgaaaaatgccttattgaaacagtaaaattggatggaatttcatgaacatcgactcaaaggaaatacgtttggTCTCATCAGATTTGATCTTGATCGATGTACGGCTTATGAGATAAATGCTGATAGAAACGTTATTTGCAAAATTAATAATgatgcgattaagttttaggtcattgtATGGTTGCAAGACGACAGAAGAAGTTTTACTTAATTTTTgcccagtatttcctctctttctgcACACATGGcaggtgtcaacaaagacagatggaagtggacggacgaggagacgagagactttctgaatttaatttatcaggaactcgcaaaGGAAAGGGACAataaaggttaggacaagccttgggacgtcctgcggagttaatggaaggcactcaaacagcgagacatgtctaaaaaaagagttgtctcgcagcggtgccggagggacaataaaagacaagttgcatctgcatcatcatagcaatgtgttgatagcgtcgttgttttcttattatagcttgatgtgtcactatcagctggcacatacgCACTataacttgtgcaatattgatcatgtgttggtagacggcgcgatccattttgtctagaaaaactttgctCGCAAACGTTTGCTTAattgttgtgcgattcagtgacaaaaataaatggagacaccttaaaatgtcaaaaatcatttttgatataccaatttgatcgcaaatcatcaccacaggttttattggctttaaagccgttggatggaaacacactttcagcAGCTTCATTTGCGTGAgtttttttactgaacttcagataatttgatttacaagtggatggaaacttagctactgtCTGTAGTAGGGGTGCACAATATGATTATATATTgtataggcctgcacgatattggaaaaaatctgaaattgcaatatttttttcccctgcgatattaaagttattttttaaagatgacatatatagctctatttggaaataataaatcactcTCGACTGCtgtggtgattttgtaggggggtgcatctacatagaagaaagaatggaaaaaggatcttttctaatgtgaaccattctttgttgaacatTGCATTACAAAAATCAAAGTAAGTAAgctaagcgctgtgactaacgttactcttctgaagtggttttggagtgggacatcaggtagaaatatgctggttgactagcatgacaccattgtattcatataataatcaatccagactaacgtgaatgacagtgacggCATGTTTCCTCTTAATTTCTAGTTGTGGttcgactagcggggccagctcattagtttgataaactgatcagacctgcatgtcacgcgcactagcaacacactgtgtatccaagaagaattaaatcagtggaaatgacgttagatcagacacagactccTGTtttagattagtgttacgtttccagcctcgcggctccaaaccgtaacgttagtttctataggctaactatattagctttagcctggctggtagcagctttctgtggGGAATATGGCCTGAAGacgtgattatgttgcattaatcagatGACTtatgaacataaaacactgactgcagtagcttcactgactaccatCAAAACTATGAGCATTACTGTGTCagtggcagctgctgcctacggtacttcTACACATGGAGAGCTTCATttcccataacaataacccCCGTTGGACTAACGTTggccagtatgttattttatacatacaattgatatgggttgatcagaaattgttatacttattgctgattagaaaactatttacatgacagcatcgagcttcagatcaatggtgttgtcatggtaacaaacaaactatatacagaacgttttgcaacaatgaatacaacacatgcggttgcaattatgaagtaaaatgtaatgaacaagagttttcatactcagtataactttcttttttttaacttttaatttttttatgatcagtgtgatttttgtttttggttcttttttatttttgttactatcacagaacgcttcgcggccagttgaggagttgtattcaatctgggcacggatattgactcatattactcggataaccGTTGAAAAccgctgaaacgagtatccgtatcggatactcggatcatccctaatTCCCACCCTTCCCAAGAGCAGCTGATAGAGAGGTCTGATACTTATTTTATACTGTGTTTTTGGTCCGCACATCgcaatgtcgatgctaaaacacaatattgttcagccctaataGGGTATATTGAATACACCTAATTACAtggcattttacaataaaacactAGCAGAGTATTGTAGCAGTAGTAGTAAGCAGACATTGCACTAAAGatttagaaaaactacaaaaggaTGATGGCGGTGAAGATATTACTCACTTGCTGCTTGACTGCCAAAGAAGTTCATCATAGAGTTGGCTTTTGCAGGTGGTTTGCTTTTGGGCTCATCGAcctaaaacaggaaacacagaagtaaaaaaataaataaaaagaaatcctgtaGCTCCTGTCGTTTATTTCTTAATAAACTGCAGCGAATCACAGCAAAGGCTGCCAAGCCGTACCGCAGGTGCATCCTCCTTCTGCTCCGACTTCACCTCTTTACCACTGTCCTGGTTCTTAAGAGCGCTCTTATTTGCAAACATTCCCATGATGCCTTTCTGTGGCTTGGTGGACGGTTTGGAAGCCGGAGCAGCATTTCCATTGGGGGGAGATTGCTTGTGTTCAGGCTCTGGTGCAGGAGTTGGCTGGGTTTGTCTGGCCTGCTGCAGCTCCACAGAGGACCTGGGCACTGCGCTGGAACAGCGGATGGCGCTGTATCTGTAACAGTGAGTGCACCATGTgtgattaactttttttttttttttacaacatacaacaTGATACACAtcccaccatcatcatcatcatcatcatcaccatcatcaccacccACTCAGACAAAAACCAAAAGATGACACAGTAACTACAATATTAaagaccattaaaaaaaaaaagccaataaaccATATATCAATTAAAGATATGTATAAATGATAGGACtgcacaattcagaaaatgtcacaattcgatattgatttttaggctcaagatttGATGCAAAAATGATtctcaattttaaaaaatgattcacaGTATCTAAATGTAGTTTACATGCGATAGTATACACAACCAATACAAAACTGGACGGGACCAACAACCTCTGGATAGTTCTACTTGTTAAACGTGAGCGGCAACCAACGGAGGGTGCGTTTTGTCGGCAGGATTATTTAAAAGCCCACCGCGACtattgtgcgtctgccctatttctAAAGACATTTTGCCATGGCGATGCGCCACAATaacacagagaaaacactgtaaagtcacaataaagataatggaactacaACTAGAAATAAAAGCTGTAGCAGTGCAGGGCACAGAGGGAAGTAGAATCTCTCATCTGCAGAATCTCCGACATAAAATAGATTTTCCTTGCCTGCGTGGAGACCCTGAGGAAGGTCCACTTTTAAAGCACATGACATACTTGCTGCAGTTCTTCAGATTGTCTTTGACGGCATCGTAGTCGACGCCGTAGAGCGGGCCGCTGTCTTTCAGCAGCGCTTTCTGGACACTGTAGACGTGCACGCTGACGATCAAGCTCATCTTGGATTTGACGTCTGGAAAATAAATCACCTGAGGTTAGACGCAACTAACTTCCTGCTAAATACACaaaatgggaagaaaaaaataaggatTTGTACATTTTTAGTTTGCAACCTGGAGGTTAAAGGCAACAGATTCAACTAACCAACAAGGCTTGATTTAGGAAACACTTGTACACACCTTCCAACTGGTCCTCTTTGACTAGGGACACCTTGTGACTCTGAAAGGAAGCACAACATTAGCAACAATAGGTATACTAATAATAACGTTAAAATCTGCAAAAACGTTGTCCGTTAATTCATTACGTTTCCCACCGTCTGGCCATTGTCCACAAACTTCCCCGACACGAGGTAGGTGGCATGGAGCTGAGCTGAACTCTCCTTCCTCTTGTGGTCCAAATAATGATAGAGCATTCTGAAAACAAGACATGCGTCATGTCAATGGTTTGATTGTTAAAAAGATCCCAGCCATTGGATTACCTCTGACTGTATCGGTAAGCAGCATTAGTGACTCCCGAAAACATACATATTGGTATATTGATTAATGTATAACATTCTCTAAATGTGTCCATTAGCACACAAggttatacttttacttttcctcgatgcagaggtctaGGGTTTGAAgccgacctgtgacgatttcctgcatgacttccccccctctcccccctagctgtcctatcaaataaaggcggaAAAAAAAGATGCGCCAGTACAcctacagtgggtacggaaagtattcagacccctttaaatttttcactctttgtttcattgcagccattttccaaaaatcaaaaaagttcatttattctcagtaatgtacaacAGCACcccttggacagaaaaaaacaaaatgtagaaatttttgcaaatttattaaaaagaaaaactgaaatatcacatggtcataagtattcagacccttgccgtgaccctcatatgtaactcaggtgctggctatttcttctgatcatccttgagTGGTTCTACAActtcattggagtccagctgtgtttgattatactgattggacttgattaggaaagccacacactgtctatataagaccttacagctcacagtgcatgtcagagcaaatgacaatcatgaggtcaaaggaactgcctgaagagctcagagacagaattgtggcaaggcacagatctggtcaaggttacaaaaaaattctgctgcacttaaggttcctaagagcacagtggcctcataatcctcaaatggaagacgtttgggacgaccagaaccTTCCTAAGCTGGCCGtccggccaaactgagctatgggggagaagagccttggtgagagaggcaaagaagaacccaatggtcactgggctgagctccagagatgcagtcgggagatgggagaaagttgtagtaagtcaaccatcactgcagcaatccaaCAGTCGGGgtttatggcagagtggcccgacggaagcctctcctcagtgcaagacacatgaaagcccgcatggagtttgctaaaaaaacctgaaggactccaagatggtgataaataaaatccttggttgatgagaccaagatagaactttttggccttaattctaagcggtattgtggagaaaaccaggcactgctcatcacctgtccaatacagtctcaacagtgaagcatggtggtggggcagcatcatgctgtgggggtgtttttcagctgcagggacaggacgactggttgcaatcgaggggaagatgaatgcggccaagtacagggaatcctggacgaaaaccttttccagagtgctctggacctcagactgggccgaaggtttaccttccaacaagacaatgacccaagcACACGCTAAaataacgaaggagtggcttcacaacaactccgtggctgtCTTGAATGgccagccagagccctgacttaaaccaattgagcatctctggagagacaCTGAAAATGACTGTCACCAACGTTtccatccaacctgacagaactggagaggatctgcaaggaggaatggcagaggatacccaaatccagatgtgaaaaaactTGTGCATCTTCCCAAAACGAcatggctgtattagatcaaaagggtgctCTACTAcatactgaacaaagggtctgaatgaatattatgaccatgtgatatttcagttttgtttttaataaatatgcaaaaatttctaaattctgtttttttctgtcaagatgggttgctgagtgtacattactgagaaataaaatgaacttttttgatttttggaaaaaggctgcaatgaaacaaagagtgaaaaatttaaaggggtctgaatactttccgtacccactgtagaTGGGTATGGAACTGTCAGAATTTTGGGTTCCGAATGAAACGCATCTCCAGCGGCATGGAAAGCTGCTGAATGTGGGCAGTAAATC
The sequence above is drawn from the Etheostoma spectabile isolate EspeVRDwgs_2016 chromosome 12, UIUC_Espe_1.0, whole genome shotgun sequence genome and encodes:
- the LOC116698790 gene encoding DNA polymerase delta subunit 3 isoform X1; translated protein: MDELYLDNIDEFVNDHNKIVTYKWLSLTLGVHVNTAKKMLYHYLDHKRKESSAQLHATYLVSGKFVDNGQTSHKVSLVKEDQLEDVKSKMSLIVSVHVYSVQKALLKDSGPLYGVDYDAVKDNLKNCSKYSAIRCSSAVPRSSVELQQARQTQPTPAPEPEHKQSPPNGNAAPASKPSTKPQKGIMGMFANKSALKNQDSGKEVKSEQKEDAPAVDEPKSKPPAKANSMMNFFGSQAAKKADKTVKQEEAAPSSSSAEQPRPSSQPEETHATPAAAAAAVESPKDSRSKTKRMEDSGSEEEKMDKKKRRRIKKPEPDSSDEDVIPDSPQQMETREASPSPKKKVESISQSQQGNCEMKTRKRRRVLKSRTFVDDEGCIVTEKGYESESYSEAEDDSQAPKHTPKDPFPAKRPGSSKQDEKKSQKKASANSNKGTKQASIMGFFQKK
- the LOC116698790 gene encoding DNA polymerase delta subunit 3 isoform X3 yields the protein MDELYLDNIDEFVNDHNKIVTYKWLSLTLGVHVNTAKKMLYHYLDHKRKESSAQLHATYLVSGKFVDNGQTSHKVSLVKEDQLEDVKSKMSLIVSVHVYSVQKALLKDSGPLYGVDYDAVKDNLKNCSKYSAIRCSSAVPRSSVELQQARQTQPTPAPEPEHKQSPPNGNAAPASKPSTKPQKGIMGMFANKSALKNQDSGKEVKSEQKEDAPAVDEPKSKPPAKANSMMNFFGSQAANKTVKQEEAAPSSSSAEQPRPSSQPEETHATPAAAAAAVESPKDSRSKTKRMEDSGSEEEKMDKKKRRRIKKPEPDSSDEDVIPDSPQQMETREASPSPKKKVESISQSQQGNCEMKTRKRRRVLKSRTFVDDEGCIVTEKGYESESYSEAEDDSQAPKHTPKDPFPAKRPGSSKQDEKKSQKKASANSNKGTKQASIMGFFQKK
- the LOC116698790 gene encoding DNA polymerase delta subunit 3 isoform X2, translating into MDELYLDNIDEFVNDHNKIVTYKWLSLTLGVHVNTAKKMLYHYLDHKRKESSAQLHATYLVSGKFVDNGQTSHKVSLVKEDQLEDVKSKMSLIVSVHVYSVQKALLKDSGPLYGVDYDAVKDNLKNCSKYSAIRCSSAVPRSSVELQQARQTQPTPAPEPEHKQSPPNGNAAPASKPSTKPQKGIMGMFANKSALKNQDSGKEVKSEQKEDAPAVDEPKSKPPAKANSMMNFFGSQAAKKADKTVKQEEAAPSSSSAEQPRPSSQPEETHATPAAAAAAVESPKDSRSKTKRMEDSGSEEEKMDKKKRRRIKKPEPDSSDEDVIPDSPQQMETREASPSPKKKVESISQSNGNCEMKTRKRRRVLKSRTFVDDEGCIVTEKGYESESYSEAEDDSQAPKHTPKDPFPAKRPGSSKQDEKKSQKKASANSNKGTKQASIMGFFQKK